The proteins below come from a single Holdemania massiliensis genomic window:
- a CDS encoding MetQ/NlpA family ABC transporter substrate-binding protein, with protein MKTTLKRLSTLLVCAGLIAGCSSKPSAADPSAAPQDPEEKVVITIGATTSPHAEILEQAEPLFEAQGYTLKIVEFSDYVTPNTALEQGDLDANYFQHYPYLEQFNEDHGTHLVSAGGIHFEPLGIYAGRSSDLAVIEQGGCSFAVPNDGTNEARALQLLESLGYIKLKDGVGLKATPVDIVENPYNVSIVEIDASLVAQTKNDVDFAIVNGNYALDAKITDLLLTSEQADSEGAQTYANIIAVREGEEASAKTQVLIDVLTSDEIRSYISEHYNGLVVPVK; from the coding sequence ATGAAAACAACTTTGAAACGCTTAAGCACACTGTTGGTGTGTGCCGGACTGATCGCCGGCTGTTCGTCCAAACCGTCCGCTGCTGATCCTTCGGCAGCTCCGCAGGATCCTGAGGAAAAAGTCGTCATTACGATTGGCGCAACAACCTCTCCGCATGCGGAAATTCTGGAACAGGCTGAACCGTTATTTGAAGCGCAGGGATATACGCTGAAAATTGTTGAGTTCTCGGATTATGTAACCCCGAACACAGCCTTGGAACAAGGCGATCTGGATGCGAACTATTTCCAGCATTATCCATATCTGGAACAGTTTAACGAAGATCATGGCACGCACCTGGTCTCTGCCGGAGGCATCCATTTTGAACCGTTAGGGATTTATGCCGGGCGTTCCAGCGATCTGGCTGTGATTGAACAGGGCGGATGCAGCTTTGCCGTACCGAATGACGGAACCAATGAAGCACGGGCTTTGCAGCTGTTGGAAAGCTTAGGCTATATCAAACTGAAGGATGGGGTCGGCTTGAAAGCAACGCCGGTCGATATCGTGGAAAATCCATACAACGTCAGCATTGTAGAAATTGATGCTTCCTTAGTGGCTCAAACGAAGAACGATGTGGATTTTGCGATTGTCAACGGCAACTATGCGCTGGATGCCAAGATTACGGATCTGCTTCTGACTTCGGAACAAGCGGATTCCGAAGGCGCTCAGACCTATGCCAATATCATTGCGGTGCGTGAAGGGGAAGAAGCATCGGCAAAGACGCAGGTTCTGATCGATGTTCTGACCAGCGATGAGATTCGCAGTTATATCAGCGAGCATTACAACGGCTTGGTTGTTCCTGTAAAATAA
- a CDS encoding MetQ/NlpA family ABC transporter substrate-binding protein — protein MKKLLCCLLAALVLAGCSSAPKGNSNSTPEGQEARTVKVGVIGENNEYWQPIIDEMAKDNVTIEFVTFSDYAMVNKALAAGDIDIDSFQHYAYFDKDCEANGYDLTAIGETVLAPLSLYSKKITSIDEIQDGDKIAIASDLTNGGRAIKLLESLGYLEVDPSKGYTPSVTDITKYNVNIELIEIEANTIPSILPDVTAGFINGTIAIDSGLSPNKDSIFMETVQEGSDNPYINIIAARTADKDDAVYKKICELFQTDAVAQIINDQYDGALIPAWK, from the coding sequence ATGAAAAAATTATTATGTTGTTTATTGGCCGCACTGGTTCTTGCCGGCTGCAGCTCAGCACCAAAAGGAAATTCCAATTCTACACCGGAAGGCCAGGAAGCCCGGACGGTCAAGGTTGGCGTGATCGGAGAAAACAATGAATATTGGCAGCCGATCATTGATGAAATGGCAAAGGACAACGTCACGATTGAATTTGTCACGTTCAGTGATTATGCGATGGTCAACAAAGCCCTGGCCGCCGGCGATATTGATATTGACAGCTTCCAGCACTACGCTTACTTTGATAAGGATTGTGAAGCCAACGGCTATGATCTGACGGCCATCGGCGAAACGGTATTAGCACCGTTAAGTCTGTATTCCAAGAAAATTACAAGTATTGATGAAATTCAGGACGGCGATAAGATCGCGATTGCCTCAGATCTTACCAACGGCGGCCGGGCGATCAAGCTGCTAGAAAGCTTAGGCTATCTGGAAGTGGATCCGTCCAAAGGCTATACGCCGTCGGTGACCGATATTACTAAGTACAACGTCAACATTGAACTGATCGAAATTGAAGCCAATACGATTCCAAGCATTCTGCCGGATGTGACCGCGGGCTTCATCAACGGTACGATTGCGATTGACTCCGGATTATCTCCAAATAAGGATTCGATCTTTATGGAAACGGTGCAGGAAGGCTCAGACAATCCCTATATCAATATCATTGCGGCCCGTACGGCGGATAAGGATGATGCGGTATATAAGAAAATCTGCGAACTGTTCCAGACGGATGCCGTGGCGCAGATCATCAATGATCAGTATGATGGCGCTCTGATTCCAGCTTGGAAATAA
- a CDS encoding methionine ABC transporter permease yields MLEQLIPNVMVKIPKLIQSILETFQMMGWSGSISFILGLFFGVILIVTRRGGIMECHPVYWILDKIINILRSIPFIILVPATLFLSRAIMGTGIGVKGAIIPLIIGTVPFFSRQIELALAEVDGGLIEAAQAMGDSPLQIIFRVYLKESIPAIARATTITFISLIGLTAMAGVVGAGGLGDFAIRYGHQRSEPDVIWVTILIILILVTVAQAIGDVIIKKTTH; encoded by the coding sequence ATGCTGGAACAATTAATTCCCAATGTCATGGTTAAGATTCCCAAGCTGATCCAAAGTATTCTGGAAACGTTTCAGATGATGGGCTGGTCGGGTTCCATCTCCTTCATCCTCGGTCTGTTCTTCGGGGTCATCCTGATCGTCACCCGCAGAGGGGGCATCATGGAATGCCATCCGGTTTACTGGATTTTGGATAAGATCATCAACATCCTGCGTTCAATTCCGTTTATTATCCTGGTGCCGGCGACGTTATTCCTGTCGCGGGCGATCATGGGAACGGGCATCGGCGTCAAAGGGGCGATTATCCCGCTGATTATCGGAACGGTGCCGTTTTTCTCCCGTCAGATTGAACTGGCGCTGGCCGAAGTGGACGGCGGTCTGATTGAGGCTGCTCAGGCGATGGGGGATTCTCCGCTGCAGATCATCTTTCGGGTCTATCTGAAAGAGTCGATTCCTGCGATTGCCCGGGCAACGACGATCACGTTCATCTCGTTAATCGGATTGACGGCGATGGCGGGCGTTGTCGGCGCCGGCGGGTTAGGCGACTTTGCGATTCGCTACGGTCATCAACGCAGCGAACCGGATGTCATCTGGGTTACGATTCTGATTATTTTGATTCTCGTTACCGTCGCTCAGGCGATTGGGGACGTTATCATCAAGAAAACAACACATTAA
- a CDS encoding methionine ABC transporter ATP-binding protein, protein MIELVGVNKTFTTKDLNVEACKDVNLRIEDGDIFGIIGFSGAGKSTLVRCINLLERPTSGQVRIDGVDITKLKETELRKIRKKIGMIFQHFNLMRSRTVYQNIAYPLKGSKLTKAQIDKKVKDLLELVGLSEKLNAYPSELSGGQKQRVAIARALANDPKVLLCDEATSALDPQTTSSILKLLKEVNQKLGITIVLITHEMAVIKEICNRVAVMELGKVVETGNILDIFSHPKAQMTMDFINSTNPITKIYELIDNGAEIVQLHKGQRLLKLTYGAQETKEALISQLSKKYDVVCNIVFGNVEVIQQAALGSLIVMLEGSEEAMRKAEAELKHYNIEVEVLKCWNN, encoded by the coding sequence ATGATAGAACTGGTCGGAGTCAATAAAACATTTACGACAAAGGACCTGAATGTCGAGGCCTGCAAAGATGTCAATCTGAGAATCGAAGACGGGGATATCTTCGGTATTATCGGTTTTTCCGGGGCTGGCAAATCCACGCTGGTCCGCTGCATCAATCTGCTGGAACGGCCGACTTCCGGTCAGGTACGGATTGACGGCGTCGATATCACAAAGCTGAAAGAAACCGAGCTGCGCAAAATCCGCAAGAAGATCGGCATGATCTTCCAGCACTTTAATCTGATGCGTTCGCGCACGGTGTATCAGAACATTGCCTATCCATTAAAGGGAAGCAAGCTGACTAAGGCGCAGATCGATAAAAAGGTGAAGGATTTGCTGGAACTGGTCGGCTTGAGTGAAAAGCTGAACGCTTATCCTTCCGAGCTGTCCGGCGGACAGAAACAGCGTGTTGCGATCGCCCGGGCCTTGGCCAACGATCCGAAAGTGCTGCTGTGCGATGAAGCAACCAGCGCATTGGATCCGCAGACGACTTCCAGCATCCTCAAGCTGTTAAAGGAAGTCAATCAGAAGCTGGGGATTACGATTGTTCTGATTACGCATGAGATGGCTGTGATCAAGGAAATCTGCAATCGAGTAGCGGTCATGGAACTGGGCAAGGTTGTTGAAACCGGCAACATTCTCGATATCTTCTCGCATCCGAAAGCGCAGATGACGATGGATTTCATCAATTCCACCAATCCGATTACTAAGATTTACGAGCTGATCGACAACGGCGCGGAAATCGTCCAGCTGCACAAAGGCCAGCGGTTATTGAAGTTGACTTATGGCGCTCAAGAAACCAAGGAAGCGCTGATTTCGCAGCTGTCAAAAAAATATGACGTTGTCTGCAACATCGTGTTCGGCAACGTCGAAGTGATCCAGCAGGCGGCCTTGGGCAGTTTGATCGTCATGCTGGAAGGCAGTGAGGAAGCGATGCGCAAGGCGGAAGCTGAGCTCAAGCATTACAACATTGAAGTGGAGGTGCTGAAATGCTGGAACAATTAA
- a CDS encoding phosphatase: MIYLDLHTHTVVSGHAYSTLNENIAAAKQHGLKIYGISDHAPKMPGSTHLFYFRNLHVVPDLVQGIRVLKGAELNIMDVEGHVDLDESTLKMLDYAIASLHVPCFGPHHTEAENTQAMINAVHNPFVKILGHPDDSRYPIDQEAVVLACKETHTLIEVNNSSMNPKSSRVGGRENMLGMLQYCKQHNVPVLFGSDAHYCDAIGQFQRCEEVCAAAQLPASLIVNSNPELIREYLGLDVL; encoded by the coding sequence ATGATTTATTTGGATCTGCATACCCATACCGTTGTCAGCGGTCATGCTTACAGCACGCTGAACGAAAATATTGCAGCCGCGAAGCAGCACGGTCTAAAAATTTACGGGATCAGCGATCATGCCCCGAAAATGCCGGGCTCCACGCATTTGTTCTACTTCCGTAATCTTCATGTCGTACCGGATTTGGTACAGGGGATTCGGGTCTTGAAAGGCGCGGAACTCAACATTATGGATGTAGAAGGTCATGTGGATCTCGATGAAAGCACGCTGAAAATGCTCGATTATGCGATTGCATCGCTGCATGTTCCCTGCTTCGGCCCCCATCACACCGAAGCTGAAAATACCCAGGCGATGATCAACGCCGTGCATAATCCCTTTGTCAAAATCCTGGGCCATCCGGATGACTCCCGCTATCCGATTGATCAGGAAGCGGTGGTTCTGGCCTGCAAAGAAACGCATACCTTAATTGAGGTCAACAATTCCTCGATGAATCCGAAAAGCTCCCGCGTCGGCGGCCGTGAGAATATGCTGGGGATGCTGCAATATTGCAAGCAGCACAACGTTCCGGTACTGTTTGGCAGCGACGCTCACTATTGCGATGCAATCGGACAGTTTCAGCGCTGCGAGGAAGTCTGTGCAGCTGCACAGCTGCCGGCTTCGCTGATTGTCAATTCCAATCCGGAGCTGATTCGTGAATACTTGGGTCTGGATGTCTTGTAA
- a CDS encoding serine hydrolase domain-containing protein has product MENQKLDALCEAFFTEHSVRAMDVAVHQQGVEIYHYRSGKTASKGAKITAKTMFSIGSISKMLTTTAVMMLVQEGKLTLDEPVYKKLPMFKMPDARYKNITVRMLLNHSSGLPGNCFKGKYANARNRNHLKEEIEYAAVSKLKDQPGKFSVYCNDGFSLAELLIEVISGQSYSSFIYERILEPLGMEHTDFPIHEIMDGKIIKAKSPFDLDFPQEYVNGIGSGGIYSTASDLCLFLDALREGKLVDAEGLAEMNRDQQPQGLVVADNTTERYGLGWDCVSMRLFEGFKKQALCKSGSTFGFNSHSLLIPDCQLSAAVVLCTEEGSASQLNQELVFEILKAQGAEFEAVPLAAMKTVVHPVEITGLYGNKDQVVRARFEHGDLTLEVREAGGGWRTEASGLKEDHGLFVAPTGTQVFKREALKIGFVPQGDELYLVYQQPGCAAAQQEERQVFMQKLKPSGKVSGWQSLAGKTWIMDNEYLQQRTLGNVPMTFTVQMEKGYDDLLLAPYPLRIVNDYEAVPALEIPGNYSREMSSVLWLADGSIQNGQYHYVLCENLPQLDVREMTLRDPLIHWYIGAAQLDTLKIDGVARVVVLDENGQVEFDSMLSSQLPSSLRGKRIGFFGELNSKISLQYMEDNA; this is encoded by the coding sequence ATGGAAAATCAAAAGCTGGACGCTTTGTGCGAAGCCTTTTTTACCGAACATTCTGTCCGCGCAATGGATGTTGCCGTGCATCAGCAGGGCGTGGAAATCTATCATTACCGCAGCGGTAAAACTGCGTCAAAAGGGGCTAAGATTACGGCAAAAACGATGTTTTCAATCGGCTCCATCAGCAAGATGCTGACCACAACAGCCGTGATGATGCTGGTGCAGGAAGGCAAACTGACGCTCGATGAGCCGGTTTATAAAAAACTGCCGATGTTCAAAATGCCGGATGCACGGTATAAAAATATTACCGTGCGGATGCTGCTGAACCACAGCAGCGGCCTGCCGGGCAACTGCTTCAAAGGCAAATATGCCAACGCCCGCAACCGCAATCATCTCAAGGAAGAAATTGAATACGCCGCAGTAAGCAAGCTGAAAGATCAGCCGGGCAAGTTCAGCGTTTACTGTAACGATGGATTTTCGCTGGCTGAACTTTTGATTGAAGTCATCAGCGGTCAGAGCTATTCCTCCTTTATTTATGAAAGAATTCTGGAACCGTTAGGCATGGAACATACGGATTTTCCGATCCATGAAATCATGGACGGCAAAATCATCAAGGCTAAATCGCCGTTTGATCTGGATTTTCCGCAGGAATATGTCAATGGCATCGGCTCCGGCGGCATTTACAGCACGGCTTCAGATCTGTGCCTTTTCCTAGACGCGCTACGCGAGGGAAAACTGGTTGATGCAGAGGGCTTGGCGGAAATGAACCGTGATCAGCAGCCGCAGGGGTTAGTTGTTGCGGACAATACGACAGAACGGTATGGTCTGGGCTGGGACTGTGTATCAATGCGGTTGTTTGAAGGCTTTAAGAAACAGGCACTGTGCAAGTCGGGTTCGACCTTTGGCTTCAATTCGCATTCCCTTCTTATTCCTGACTGTCAGCTGAGCGCCGCGGTGGTTTTGTGTACCGAGGAAGGCAGTGCTTCCCAACTGAATCAAGAGCTGGTCTTTGAGATTCTCAAGGCTCAGGGTGCCGAATTTGAAGCGGTGCCGTTGGCGGCCATGAAAACGGTCGTACATCCGGTCGAAATTACCGGCCTGTATGGGAATAAAGATCAGGTTGTGCGGGCGCGTTTTGAACACGGCGATCTGACGCTGGAAGTTCGTGAAGCTGGCGGCGGATGGCGCACTGAAGCTTCCGGCTTGAAGGAAGATCATGGTTTGTTTGTTGCCCCGACCGGAACCCAGGTGTTTAAAAGAGAAGCATTAAAAATTGGTTTTGTGCCGCAGGGAGATGAATTATATCTCGTTTACCAGCAGCCCGGCTGTGCGGCCGCACAACAGGAAGAGCGTCAGGTTTTCATGCAGAAGCTGAAGCCGTCAGGAAAAGTCAGCGGCTGGCAGAGCTTGGCCGGCAAAACCTGGATCATGGACAACGAATACCTGCAGCAGCGGACTCTGGGCAATGTGCCGATGACCTTTACCGTGCAGATGGAAAAGGGTTATGATGATCTGCTTTTGGCTCCGTATCCGTTAAGAATCGTCAATGATTACGAAGCTGTCCCTGCACTTGAAATTCCAGGCAACTATTCCCGCGAGATGTCCAGTGTACTGTGGCTGGCTGACGGTTCCATTCAAAACGGTCAGTATCATTATGTCCTCTGTGAGAATCTTCCGCAGCTTGACGTCCGCGAAATGACGCTGCGCGATCCGCTCATTCACTGGTATATCGGTGCCGCCCAGCTGGATACATTGAAGATCGACGGGGTAGCCCGAGTCGTGGTTCTGGATGAAAACGGTCAGGTTGAATTTGACAGCATGCTTTCCAGCCAGCTGCCCTCGTCTTTGCGCGGCAAGCGGATTGGCTTCTTTGGTGAACTCAACAGTAAAATCAGTCTGCAGTATATGGAGGACAACGCATGA
- a CDS encoding HAD family hydrolase: protein MKEFQMFFFDVDGTLLDNRSHRISPAVIEALHTLQQRGKKIVISSGRDVHTIMSMPQLAAIQWDGYICRNGSVVADQHQNELFRYFFDLETMHRLEEVSQKLASPIQYMGHTDWLNLPPTEDFRAACAFFHRDPNAIEIRPTLPDEQATMALAFDKAQSDYTEYRQIPGLTVLPTPFHYADLVAKGIDKSTGITLLCQHLNLDPRDTMAFGDGINDLEMLQAAGIGVAMGQGRDEIKAIADYVSDSVEKDGIVSALKAFGQI, encoded by the coding sequence ATGAAAGAATTTCAAATGTTTTTCTTTGACGTCGATGGAACGCTTTTGGATAATCGCAGCCATCGGATTTCCCCGGCAGTGATTGAAGCCCTGCACACGCTGCAGCAGCGTGGCAAAAAGATCGTGATCAGTTCAGGCCGGGATGTCCATACGATCATGTCGATGCCGCAGCTGGCCGCGATCCAGTGGGATGGCTATATCTGCCGCAACGGCAGCGTTGTTGCCGACCAACATCAGAATGAGCTGTTCCGTTATTTCTTCGATCTGGAAACGATGCACAGACTTGAAGAAGTATCCCAGAAGCTCGCATCCCCCATTCAATACATGGGCCATACAGACTGGCTGAACCTGCCGCCGACCGAGGATTTCAGGGCCGCCTGCGCTTTCTTTCACCGGGATCCCAACGCGATTGAGATTCGTCCGACCTTACCCGACGAACAGGCGACCATGGCGCTGGCTTTTGACAAAGCGCAAAGCGATTATACCGAATATCGTCAGATTCCCGGGCTGACTGTGCTGCCGACACCGTTTCACTATGCCGATTTAGTCGCTAAAGGGATTGACAAAAGCACCGGCATTACATTGCTTTGTCAGCATCTGAACCTTGATCCGCGGGATACCATGGCTTTTGGCGATGGGATCAATGATTTGGAAATGCTGCAGGCTGCCGGCATCGGCGTGGCCATGGGACAGGGACGGGATGAAATTAAAGCTATCGCTGATTATGTCAGTGACAGCGTGGAAAAGGACGGCATTGTCAGTGCTTTGAAAGCTTTTGGTCAGATTTAA
- the bilQ gene encoding bilirubin utilization transcriptional regulator BilQ: protein MQVSFSYLICQLRKDYTAFLQSRLDAFELTVGLFPYLIYLEHAGACTPSAMAKQLRQDNGHITRCLDKLEKLDCLKRCRSEQDGRAFVVSLTKKGRQICQEITAANRQWEQRALESLSEDQKNQLNQLLIQVVQDLRPAR, encoded by the coding sequence ATGCAAGTTTCTTTTTCTTATCTGATCTGCCAGCTGCGCAAGGATTACACGGCCTTTCTGCAGTCGCGGCTGGATGCGTTTGAATTAACCGTCGGTCTGTTCCCGTATTTGATTTATCTTGAGCATGCCGGCGCCTGTACCCCCTCCGCAATGGCAAAGCAGCTGCGCCAGGATAACGGCCACATCACCCGCTGTCTGGACAAGCTGGAAAAACTGGACTGTCTGAAGCGCTGCCGCAGCGAACAGGATGGCCGCGCGTTTGTCGTATCGCTGACGAAAAAGGGCCGGCAGATCTGTCAGGAAATCACGGCGGCCAACCGTCAATGGGAGCAGCGGGCGCTCGAAAGCCTTTCAGAGGATCAGAAAAATCAGCTGAATCAGCTTTTAATTCAGGTGGTTCAGGATCTGAGGCCAGCCCGATGA
- the bilR gene encoding bilirubin reductase gives MKHACLAPIVIGGCEFKNRIFFAPTTLGLKAEEKTRRLKAIAAGQTALIILPDIPVLGAGSLQNHRTFASYQQLIQQLHAEGCKVSAQLHLSDTNFKVMLKSVPALITHKLSADQLRQKVNDSAAVTVNEMSLSRIQEIIAAFGRSAQLAQKVGFDMVQIHGDRLVGSFSSSLINQRKDDYGGSLTHRMRFALEVIREVRQHCTLPIDYKLAVRQTDPDYGKAGVWEQDLDPVVSWLDQAGVDCFHVALANHGALTDTIPPANHPVFSGEGCFLKFAEQVKALTAKPVIGVGSLRHPDMIDQAIESGRIDAAAMSRQLIADSNWVIQLMEDHPEQIQYCIGCNQKCLQGLMNHQGIHCIYEQKGSKME, from the coding sequence ATGAAGCACGCCTGCTTAGCCCCGATTGTTATCGGCGGCTGTGAGTTCAAAAACCGGATCTTTTTCGCACCGACAACGCTGGGTTTAAAAGCGGAGGAAAAAACACGCAGGCTGAAAGCGATTGCGGCGGGTCAGACGGCGCTGATCATCCTGCCGGACATTCCTGTTCTGGGCGCCGGCAGCCTGCAGAATCATCGGACATTTGCGTCTTATCAGCAGCTCATCCAGCAGCTGCACGCGGAAGGCTGCAAGGTTTCTGCCCAGCTGCATCTGTCGGATACTAATTTTAAAGTGATGCTGAAATCCGTACCGGCGCTGATCACCCATAAGCTCAGCGCGGATCAGCTGCGCCAGAAAGTCAACGATTCTGCCGCTGTCACAGTCAACGAAATGTCGTTATCCCGAATCCAAGAAATTATTGCCGCTTTTGGCCGCAGCGCCCAACTGGCCCAAAAAGTCGGGTTCGACATGGTGCAGATTCATGGGGATCGGCTGGTCGGCAGCTTTAGTTCCTCCCTCATCAACCAGCGCAAGGATGACTACGGCGGCAGTTTAACGCATCGAATGCGGTTTGCCTTGGAAGTCATCCGTGAAGTTCGTCAGCACTGCACGCTGCCCATCGATTATAAATTAGCCGTTCGCCAGACCGATCCGGATTACGGCAAAGCCGGCGTTTGGGAGCAGGACTTGGATCCTGTGGTCAGCTGGCTGGATCAGGCTGGCGTTGACTGCTTCCACGTTGCCTTAGCTAATCATGGTGCTCTGACTGATACAATTCCGCCGGCCAATCATCCGGTTTTCTCTGGGGAAGGCTGTTTTCTCAAATTTGCGGAGCAGGTCAAAGCTCTGACAGCCAAACCGGTAATTGGCGTCGGCAGTCTGCGCCATCCGGATATGATTGATCAGGCGATTGAAAGCGGACGCATCGACGCGGCTGCCATGAGCCGGCAGCTGATCGCGGATTCTAACTGGGTTATTCAACTCATGGAAGATCATCCGGAGCAAATCCAATATTGTATCGGCTGCAATCAGAAATGTCTGCAAGGTTTGATGAATCATCAGGGAATTCATTGTATCTATGAACAGAAAGGAAGTAAAATGGAATGA
- the bilS gene encoding flavodoxin family protein BilS, producing the protein MKIAIVYQSLTGNTRQLAEAVQAVLPSEMLFYIGTPDAEALKADLIFAGSWTDKGLFSQPMLDFLAQCHNKSLALFATCGFGQAEEYYQAILQWTAAKIPADNLILASFACQGRMPESVKQRYQAMQAKEPDNPRWTSLLENYDSALSHPDNTDLQRCQQFARDVLTKIK; encoded by the coding sequence ATGAAAATCGCGATTGTCTATCAAAGTTTGACCGGAAATACCCGTCAGCTGGCAGAAGCTGTCCAAGCCGTTCTGCCAAGTGAAATGCTTTTCTACATCGGAACCCCGGACGCTGAAGCGCTAAAAGCAGATTTGATTTTTGCCGGATCCTGGACTGACAAAGGGCTCTTTTCCCAACCAATGCTTGATTTTCTGGCACAATGTCACAACAAGTCTCTGGCCTTGTTTGCGACCTGCGGTTTTGGCCAGGCAGAAGAATACTATCAAGCAATTCTGCAGTGGACAGCTGCTAAAATTCCTGCTGACAATTTGATTTTAGCCAGCTTTGCCTGCCAGGGACGCATGCCTGAGTCCGTCAAACAGCGCTATCAGGCGATGCAGGCCAAAGAGCCGGATAACCCACGCTGGACTTCCTTGCTGGAAAACTATGACAGCGCTTTATCCCATCCTGACAATACCGATTTACAGCGCTGCCAACAGTTTGCCCGCGATGTTTTGACAAAAATAAAATAG
- a CDS encoding class I SAM-dependent methyltransferase: MRSIVTEWYETKENVNEMEHLESSRLKKWELTVAKLFPEKSKILDVGCGLGREAFVLSDMGFVVTGIDISHEVISRVTTLSSEKGYDIAFKWYDGHQLPFENNSFDAVIIWAQTFGLFYGNEYKHEFLSACKRVLTTDGLLSFSGHDYGFEMDNYKEYMKGRRFYPYADAKIYWETFDSNELIRFAEDTGYTVLLCEKGEIYKPEDGTVLHCLCRK, translated from the coding sequence ATGCGCAGTATTGTTACCGAATGGTATGAAACAAAGGAAAATGTTAATGAAATGGAGCACTTGGAAAGTTCGCGTTTGAAAAAATGGGAGCTGACCGTTGCGAAGCTTTTCCCCGAAAAATCAAAAATCTTGGACGTGGGATGTGGCTTGGGAAGAGAGGCTTTTGTCTTGTCTGATATGGGGTTTGTGGTTACAGGGATTGATATTTCTCATGAAGTCATCAGTCGAGTCACAACGTTATCGTCTGAAAAAGGTTATGATATTGCGTTTAAATGGTATGACGGGCATCAGCTGCCTTTTGAAAATAATTCGTTTGATGCCGTTATTATATGGGCGCAAACGTTTGGCTTGTTCTATGGCAATGAATATAAACATGAATTTTTATCAGCGTGTAAACGCGTTTTAACAACAGACGGTTTGTTGAGCTTTTCAGGTCATGATTACGGGTTTGAAATGGATAACTATAAAGAATATATGAAAGGCCGACGATTTTATCCGTATGCTGATGCAAAAATATATTGGGAAACCTTCGATTCAAATGAATTAATCCGATTTGCAGAAGATACCGGATATACTGTCTTGTTGTGTGAAAAAGGCGAAATATATAAACCGGAAGATGGAACTGTGCTGCATTGTTTATGCAGAAAATAA
- a CDS encoding carbon-nitrogen hydrolase family protein translates to MDKLKIALLQLTPTGSLQGNLEKGLDACRKAKKMGADLALFPEMWSNGYAIYDRPGSEWMAEAIPADSDFICQFGKLAQKLEMAIGITLLETYATGPRNTLILFDRLGHRILTFAKFHTCDFDVESHLTRGEEFEVAELDTACGKVKVGAMICFDREFPESARILMLKGAEVILTPNACPMEINRLSQLRARAYENMLCVATCNYPDTVPDCNGNSTVFDGVAYLPGLEGSRDTCILQADEKEGVYLAALDLKQLREYRRSEVHGNAYRRPQKYGLLIDEHIDEPFVRANHRAE, encoded by the coding sequence ATGGATAAGTTAAAAATAGCTTTGCTGCAGCTTACTCCGACAGGCAGTCTGCAGGGAAATCTTGAAAAAGGTCTGGATGCCTGCAGGAAAGCGAAAAAAATGGGTGCTGATCTTGCTTTGTTTCCAGAGATGTGGAGCAATGGCTATGCGATATATGACCGTCCTGGTTCTGAATGGATGGCGGAAGCCATTCCGGCTGATAGTGATTTTATCTGTCAGTTCGGTAAACTTGCCCAGAAATTAGAAATGGCCATCGGCATCACGCTGCTGGAAACTTACGCAACCGGCCCGCGCAATACGCTGATTTTATTTGACCGTTTAGGACATCGGATATTGACCTTCGCCAAATTTCATACGTGTGATTTTGATGTCGAAAGTCATTTAACCCGTGGGGAAGAGTTTGAGGTGGCAGAACTCGATACCGCCTGCGGAAAAGTGAAGGTGGGCGCCATGATCTGCTTTGACCGTGAATTTCCTGAAAGTGCCCGGATTCTGATGCTCAAAGGCGCAGAGGTCATTCTTACACCCAACGCTTGTCCAATGGAGATCAATCGGCTGTCGCAGCTTCGCGCCAGAGCTTACGAAAATATGCTTTGCGTGGCAACCTGCAACTACCCGGATACAGTGCCCGACTGCAATGGAAATTCAACGGTCTTCGACGGCGTTGCGTATTTGCCAGGTTTGGAAGGGTCAAGAGATACCTGTATTTTACAGGCGGATGAAAAAGAGGGGGTCTATCTCGCAGCATTAGATTTAAAACAGCTGCGGGAATATCGCCGCAGCGAAGTCCACGGCAATGCCTACAGAAGACCTCAAAAATATGGGCTGTTGATAGATGAACATATCGACGAGCCGTTTGTACGAGCGAATCACAGAGCAGAGTAG